TCCCAGTCTTGAACGTCGAGCTTGTGCGTGAGTGGGCTTTGGGCGGCGTCAACGATGACGATGGCGCCCTGCTCGTGTGCAGCGTTCGCGATCTCGCGAATCGGGAACTCGGTTCCAGTCAAGTTTGATTTGTGCAGCACGCTGACAAGCCTGGGCCTCTCAACTTCCAGGGCCTCTTGGAAGGCATCGAAGTCGAACGTCGAATCGGGCCTTGTCCTGACGAATGAGAGCCTAATCCGTCCTTTCTGTTCGAGGCAGAGCCAGGGCAGCGTGTTTGAGTTGTGCTCGAAATCTGAGATCAACACGCAGTCGTTGTTCTCGAACGGGTATGACCCCGCGATGAGGTTGATCGCCTCCGTAGTGTTCTTTGTGATGACGATCTCCTTTGCGGAGCTGGCATTCAGGAAGCTCGCGATCGTCTCACGGGACCGCTCCCAAGCATCGGTCGCAAGCTGCCCGAATCTATGGTCTGCGCGGCCGACGCATCCGGGAAACTGCGTGTAGTAGCGCAGCTGCTCGTCGATGGCCGCCTGGCAGATCGCTGTCGTGCATGCGCTATCGAGATAGACAAGAGGCTTGCCGTTGAAGCTCTGTCCAATCCCAGGGAACTCTTTCCGCACACCGTTGACATCATACTCCATGCTTCTGTCCTTTCACTGCTAGCTTCCTGCTGTCTTGCGTTTCGTCCTAATCAGCGCCGAGGGAAGGCTCGCGAAGAACCGCATCACGCGCCAGTAAAGCGCAAACCATCGTGGGTCTCTGATGACGAGAAAGGTCAGAGCACAAAAGCCTGCGCCCCCGAAGAGAATGCTCACCCAGAGGAACCTAAGGATGGTGCACTTCTTAGTCTTCACCGGGCGCTCCTGTGTCAAGCCATTGCCTCCTCTTGGCGAGTATTTTGGATAGCTCCAGTCCCTTATCCTCGAAATAAGAGTCGATGAGCTTCTTTGCCCAGGGCAAGTTCTTCTTCAGGTGCTCAAGGACATCCTCTTGCCTGTGTGGATAGAACGGATTGTCGGAAAACAGCACATCGAAGAACGCGAAGAGACAGAACGGCTGCTTGTGGATGTGGGAGCCTTTTGCACCTGGGACACGGACGCGGGTGCCGAAATCGATGCCTAGTTCGGCGAGCCTCGCGTCCTCCGCCTCGGTTGAGAACTCGTAGGCGGGGCTGGTGAAGTCGATGTAGTAATCCATGTAGTAGTCGTGCAGAACTTTCAACGTGCCCTCCATCTGCTCAGGGTGCTGTCCCTGTGCCCGCATCGAGCCGTCCGAGTGGGCAAAGATGTCGTTCTCGAGGCAGTAGCAGATCGCCCGAGTGTGCATGACCAGTTTACAGCTCATACAGACCAGGTTGAACTGCCTCGCATTTCGCACCTGGGATGCCAGCCACCACTTGCGGATGTTCACAAGATCGTGCCTGACTCGCTCTGGCCCGAAGAGGTCGATCAGCCGGCGGGCGGATTTCCGAGCGTTCCTAAGAAAGAGGTCCGCCCCGTAGTCGAACGTTATCAGCTGGACGGCGTCGAACTTATCGAGCAAGAGGCAGGCCACAAGCGTCGAATCAACGCCGCCCGAGAACATGACGCTGGCCTTCCTGCCCAATTCCTTGACCTCCTTAAGTGTCAGCCCGATCCCATCCCAGATGACCAATGAGGAATCTGCACGACAGTAACACAGGCGGCGATCTTTTCAAGGCAGGCCTTGCCCTTAGTGCCCTTCTTGGATCAAGCTGACATCAGATCAGCTATCCGCGAAGGACGCCAAGAAACACGAAGAACGCCGGGCAGAGAATCCTGCCATTGGTGTTCATTGGTGGTTTCCGTCAGAAAGGGCGGGGCTAGGAGGCTGTCCCGAAAGTATTCACGTGTGTTGAGGTAAGGATTTGGCGGTTCGTTTTCTGCGAAACGACTATCAGGGTCGGTCAAAGAGACCTGCTTCGCACTGCTACGCGCCGCTGAGATTATTGCAGCGTGAATGTGGCCCCGCCAATATCGGAGAATGGCGTGAGCGTGCCCGGCTCAACGAGCGCGGAGAAGAGCGTGAACTGGCCAACGGCGTCGAACGGCGTCCCGGTGGGCAGATTGACCATGAACGCGTCGAACTCAAGATTCCAGTCGGCCGGCGTCGGGAAGGCCGATAGGAGCGGATAGACCCCCGCCAGCCACATCGGATCGACCCCGAAATCAGTCGGCGACCAGAACCCCCCGTCCGGCCCCAGCAGAACCACGTAGAAGTCCGCCGTCATCGAGTAGTAGGGCAGGGCGACGTCGAGCGAAATCGTGATAGTGTTACCTGCCGGAGAATAAGCCTCTTTGTCCGTCGAGATGCCCACAAACGGGTCCCCCGCAAGCGAGAAGGTAAAGACGGCCAGATTGGACACAAAGTCAAGAGTCCCCATCTGGCAGGCAACCATCCGAACTGTGTAATCGCCGGACTTGGCTATCATCGGGACCTGGCAGGGCAGAGGCGTTGCTAAGACTCGCGTCGTCTCGTCGTGCCCCGTCTCCACCAGCACGCCGGTATCGTAATAGGAGATCCCCTCGGTCCATTCGCCCGTCGCAGAAGCCGACCAGTGCCTCTCCTCAGGCCCGCCGAGGTCGAAGGTTAAAACCACGAAGAGGTCCGCCAGCACGGACAAGCTGCTGTTCGTAACACTGACGTCGATCTCGAGAGTGTCTCTGAATTGGTAGCTATCGGAATCAGTCGAGACATCCACTGCGATTCCGGGGGGCGGCCCTGCGCTCTCGCCGAAGATAAGATATGCTTGACCGGCGTGTTCGCCGCCCTCGTTGTTGGTATGCGCCCCGATGATAAGGTCGTCGAGGCCGTCGCCGTTCACATCGCCCGCGCCAGAGACCGAGTATCCCGCGGAATCCAATTTCGCCTCGCCTAGGAATGATGCGTCTGCGTTCGCAAGGCTGGTACGCATAGCCCAACCCGACGCCTTGCCAAAGATCAGATACGCCTGACCAGCCAAATCACCAGCTTCACTGTTAGACCAAGCCCCGATGACAAAGTCGTCGTTACCGTCACCGTTCACATCGCCGGCGCCAGACACGGAGTAGCCTGCGGAATTGATTTGCAGCTCCCCAGTGAACGATGCGTCGGAATTAGATAGGCTGGCATCCATCGCCCAGCCAGACGCCTTGCCGAGAATCAGATATGTTTGACCCGCCTGGACGCTGCCGGCCTCGCCGTTGTAGGGCGCCCCGATGATAAAGTCATCGAAGCCGTCGCCGTTGATGTCGCCGACGCCAGAGACCGAGTATCCAGCGGAATCCCATTTTGCCTCGCTCAAAAACGATGCATCGGCGTCAGCGAGGCTGGTGTTCATCGCCCAGCCTGATGCCTTGCCGAGAATCAGATATGTCTGACCACCGTATTCGGCCGCCTCGCTGTTGTTCGGCGCGGCGACGATCATATCGTCAAAGCCGTCCCCGTTTACGTCGCCGACGCCGGAGACTGCGCTCCCCGCGCCATCGCCAGCCGCCTCGCCTATGAAGGACGCATCGGCGTTAGCAAGGCTGGTATCCATCGCCCAGCCAGACGCCTTGCCAAAGATTAGATAGGCCTGACCAGCGCTAGCGCCCTCGCCCTTGGGGGGCGCCCCAATGATGAAGTCGTTGAACCCGTCTCCATTCACATCGCCGGCGCCAGAGACTGATGCGCCCGCGCGGTCCTGCACCGCCTCGCCTAAGAACGATGCGTCCACGTCCGCAAGGCTGGTGTCCATCGCCCAGCCAGACGCCTTGCCAAAGAACAGATACGTTTGACCAGCGTACGTGCCATTGGGCAGCGACACGATGGCGAAGTCATCGTAACCGTCGCCGTTGATATCGCCGACGTTTGAGACACAACCGCCCGCCGTATCCTTTTCCGCCTCGCCGATGAACGATGCGTCGGAATCGGCAAGGCTCGTGTCCATGTGAAAATCCGCATACAAACCAGTGGCAGCCATCAAAAAGATCAACGCCGCCAGCAACAAAATCCTCTTCATCCTCTCATCCTCCCAAGCTATTAAGTTCGCAGACCCAGCCTGGCCGG
This DNA window, taken from bacterium, encodes the following:
- a CDS encoding integrin alpha, encoding MKRILLLAALIFLMAATGLYADFHMDTSLADSDASFIGEAEKDTAGGCVSNVGDINGDGYDDFAIVSLPNGTYAGQTYLFFGKASGWAMDTSLADVDASFLGEAVQDRAGASVSGAGDVNGDGFNDFIIGAPPKGEGASAGQAYLIFGKASGWAMDTSLANADASFIGEAAGDGAGSAVSGVGDVNGDGFDDMIVAAPNNSEAAEYGGQTYLILGKASGWAMNTSLADADASFLSEAKWDSAGYSVSGVGDINGDGFDDFIIGAPYNGEAGSVQAGQTYLILGKASGWAMDASLSNSDASFTGELQINSAGYSVSGAGDVNGDGNDDFVIGAWSNSEAGDLAGQAYLIFGKASGWAMRTSLANADASFLGEAKLDSAGYSVSGAGDVNGDGLDDLIIGAHTNNEGGEHAGQAYLIFGESAGPPPGIAVDVSTDSDSYQFRDTLEIDVSVTNSSLSVLADLFVVLTFDLGGPEERHWSASATGEWTEGISYYDTGVLVETGHDETTRVLATPLPCQVPMIAKSGDYTVRMVACQMGTLDFVSNLAVFTFSLAGDPFVGISTDKEAYSPAGNTITISLDVALPYYSMTADFYVVLLGPDGGFWSPTDFGVDPMWLAGVYPLLSAFPTPADWNLEFDAFMVNLPTGTPFDAVGQFTLFSALVEPGTLTPFSDIGGATFTLQ
- a CDS encoding aminotransferase class V-fold PLP-dependent enzyme; the protein is MEYDVNGVRKEFPGIGQSFNGKPLVYLDSACTTAICQAAIDEQLRYYTQFPGCVGRADHRFGQLATDAWERSRETIASFLNASSAKEIVITKNTTEAINLIAGSYPFENNDCVLISDFEHNSNTLPWLCLEQKGRIRLSFVRTRPDSTFDFDAFQEALEVERPRLVSVLHKSNLTGTEFPIREIANAAHEQGAIVIVDAAQSPLTHKLDVQDWDCDFLAFSSHKALGPSGVGVLYGKFHLLKKLGHFLVGGGTALWISRRKGPIYTELPQRLEAGLQNCPGVMGLAAALGTIQSIGQENINSHVISLNEFATERLLRIPRISIIGPQDARKRGTILSFRVEGIDARKVAKRLNDEFNVMVRAGKNCVHYWFSTRGGDDVVRASFGPYTNIEECEALCEAMEHIAK
- a CDS encoding 7-cyano-7-deazaguanine synthase — protein: MVIWDGIGLTLKEVKELGRKASVMFSGGVDSTLVACLLLDKFDAVQLITFDYGADLFLRNARKSARRLIDLFGPERVRHDLVNIRKWWLASQVRNARQFNLVCMSCKLVMHTRAICYCLENDIFAHSDGSMRAQGQHPEQMEGTLKVLHDYYMDYYIDFTSPAYEFSTEAEDARLAELGIDFGTRVRVPGAKGSHIHKQPFCLFAFFDVLFSDNPFYPHRQEDVLEHLKKNLPWAKKLIDSYFEDKGLELSKILAKRRQWLDTGAPGED